GACTGTCCGACGCGTTTATGGTGTGCCGCATGTTCCGTCTTGAGACAGAAGTCGACAAGGCCCGACGTGATCTGCTCCGCACACGCCTGCGGGACGCGAATACAGCCGCCTCCCCGATCCTGCGCGCCCTGCGCGGAACCCCGGACGAACGGGACGTCCCGTTGCACGTGTGGGCTGTGAACGACACGGACGACGACCTGGCCGGCGGACTGGTCGGTTACACCTGGGCGACCTGGCTGCACGTCACGTACCTGTGGGTGGACGAACGCCACCGGGGCCGGGGCCTGGGAGCCCGCCTGCTCGCGGAGGCGGAACACCTCGCCACCACCCGGCGCGCCTGCCGCGCGGCCCGCCTGGAGACCTGGGACTTCCAGGCCCCGCGCTTCTACGAGAAGCAGGGGTACGAGGTGGTGTGCGCGGTGCCGGACTATCCGCCGGGGATCACGGAGTACCTGCTGGTGAAGAAGCTGAGCCCGAGCTGACGCCGCCGTGTGGAGTGCGGTACCTACGCCCTCGAGGCGACTCTCACCTGGCAGGTCGCCTGGGAAGGCGCGGGAGGGGAGCGGCGGCCTCGTCGGAGGGAGGGCGCCGCTCTCGTCGTGGTGGGATCAGTGGAGGCGGTGGGCGCCCGGTGACGGGACCGCCTCGAAGACGCGGGGGGTCGTGAAGTTCGCCGCGGCGAAGGCCTCCGTCACCGCCTTGGTGATGGCGTCCACGTCCGCCTCCTCGGCCAGGACGATCGCCGAGCCGCCGAAGCCGCCGCCGGTCATGCGGGCGCCCAGGGCGCCTGCGGCGAGGGCCGTGTCGACGGTCAGGTCCAGTTCGGGGCAGGAGATGCGGAAGTCGTCGCGCAGGGACGCGTGGCCCTCGACCAGGACCGGGCCGATCGCGCGCGTCTTCCCCGACTCCAGCAACGCCACCACCCGCTCCACGCGCTCGTTCTCCGTGACGATGTGGCGGACCAGGCGGCGGACCTCCTCCTCGTCGCCCAGGCGGGCCAGGGCCGCGTCCAGGTCCGCGTAGGGGACGTCCCGCAGGGCGTCGACACCCAGCAGGGCCGCGCCCTTCTCGCAGCCCGCGCGGCGCTTGCCGTACTCGCCCTCGCTGTGGGAGTGCTTGACCTGGGTGTCGACCACGAGGAGGCGCATGCCCTCCGCGGCCAGGTCGAAGGGGATCTGCTTCTGGGAGAGGTCGCGCGTGTCGAGGAACAGCGCGTGGCCGGACTCGCAGCACGCCGACGCCGTCTGGTCCATGATGCCGACCGGGGCACCGACGTAGACGTTCTCGGCGCGCTGGCACAGACGGGCCAGTTGCCAGCCCCGCAGGCCGAGGGAGAAGAGGTCGTTCAGGGCCAGTGCGACCACGACTTCCAGGGCCGCCGACGACGACAGGCCCGCGCCCGACGGGACCGTGGAGGCCAGGTGGACGTCCGCGCCCGTGACGGCGTGGCCGGCCTCGCGCAGGGCCCAGACCACGCCCGCCGGGTACGCCGTCCAGTTCTTGTCCGACTCGGGGGCGAGGTCGTCGAGGCGGAGTTCGGTGACTCCGCCCTCCACGTCCGCCGAGTGCAGGCGCAGGACGCCGTCCTCGCGACGGGACACCGCCGCCACCGCCGTGTGCGGGAGGGCGAACGGCATGACGAAGCCGTCGTTGTAGTCCGTGTGCTCGCCGATGAGGTTGACGCGGCCCGGCGCCGCCCACACGCCCTGCGGCGCGGTTCCGTACAGCTCCGCGAACCGCTCGGCGACCTTCTCGGCAACAGCCTCGCTCATGCCCTGACCCCTGACCTTCCGTACGTACTAGTTGCCGCGCCGCTGCGCGAAGTCCCACGCGTCGGCGACGATTCCCGCGAGATTCGCGCGGGACGGGTTCCAGCCCAGCTTCTCGCGGGCCGTGGCGGCCGATGCCACCAGGACCGCCGGGTCGCCGCCCCGGCGGGGAGCGACCACTTCCGGGATCGGGTGGCCGGTGACACGGCGGACCGTCTCGATGACCTCGCGGACGGAGAAGCCGTTGCCGTTGCCGAGGTTGCAGATCAGGTGCTCGCCGGGGGCCGCCGCCTTGAGGGCCAGCAGGTGGGCCTCGGCCAGGTCCGCGACGTGGATGTAGTCGCGCACGCAGGTGCCGTCCGGCGTCGGGTAGTCGTCGCCGAAGACGGAGATCGCGTCCCGGCGGCCCTGGGCGACCTGGAGGACGAGGGGGATGAGGTGGGACTCGGGGTCGTGGCGCTCGCCGTACTCGCCGTACGCCCCGGCCACGTTGAAGTAGCGCAGTGAGACCGCGCCGAGGCCGTGGGCGGCCGCCTCACCGGTGATCATGTGGTCGACGGCGAGCTTGGAGGCGCCGTAGGGGTTGGTCGGGGAGGTGGGCGCCGACTCGACGATCGGGACCTGCTCCGGCTCGCCGTACGTGGCGGCCGTCGAGGAGAAGACGAGCTTGCGGACGCCCGCCTCGCGCATCGCGGACAGCAGGGCCATCGTGCCGCCGACGTTGTTGTCCCAGTACTTCTCCGGCTTCACGACCGACTCGCCGACCTGCGAGAACGCCGCGAAGTGCAGGACGCCGTCGAAGGAGGGGTCCAGCCACTTGGCCGCGTCGCGGATGTCGCCCTCGATGAAGGCGGCACCGGCCGGGACGCCCTCGCGGAAGCCCGTGGAGAGGTTGTCGAGGACGACGACCTCGTGACCGGCCTCCAGCAGGTGCTGGGCGACCACGCTGCCGACGTAACCCGCCCCGCCCGTCACCAGGTACTTCCCGCTCATGAACTCGCTACCTCTCGCAGTCGCTCGGCCGCGCGCTCCGGCGGCACGTCGTTGATGAACACGTTCATGCCGGACTCGGAACCCGCGAGGTACTTCAGCTTGCCGGAAGTGCGGCGGATGGTGAAAAGCTCGAGGTGGAGCGCGAAGTCCTCGCGCACGACGCCGTCGAACTCCTCCAGCGCGCCGAACGGGGCCTGGTGCCAGGCCGCGATGTAGGGCGTGGGGGGCTCGTTCTCACCGAAGATCCGGTCGAAGCGCCTCAAGAGTTCCAGATAAATCTTGGGGAACTCTGTGCGCGCCTCCTCGTCCAGGCCGAGCAGGTCGGGCACACGGCGCTTGGGGTACAGGTGGACCTCGTACGGCCAGTGCGCCGCGTACGGCACGAAGGCCACCCAGTGTTCACCCTCCAGGACGACCCGCTCGTCGGCGAGTTCCCGCTCCAGGACGGCGTCGAAGAGGTTCTCCCCGCCCGTCATCTCCTTGTGGGCCGCGACCGAGCGGAGCATCAGGGCGGTGCGCGGGGTGGTGAAGGGGTAGGCGTAGATCTGCCCGTGCGGGTGCTGGAGCGTCACGCCGATCTCGGCGCCCCGGTTCTCGAAGCAGAACACCTGCTCGACGGAGGGAAGATGGGACAGCTCCGAAGTACGGTCCGTCCACGCCTCCAGCACCAGGCCTGCCTGCTCCTCGGTCAGGCCGGCGAAGGACGCGTTGTGGTCGGAGGTGAAGCAGACGACCTCGCAGCGGCCGGAGTCGCCGGCGAGCGAGGGGAAGCGGTTCTCGAAGACGACGACGTCGTACGACGAGTCCGGGATCTCGCTCAGCCGGTCGCCCTCGGAGGGGCACAGGGGGCACTCGTCGGCCGGGGGGTGGTAGGTGCGGCCCTGGCGGTGCGAGGCGATGGCGACGGAGTCGCCGAGCAGGGGGTCGCGGCGGATCTCGGACGTGGTGACGGTGCGGTCCAGCGGGCGGCGGTCGGCCGCGCCGCGCACGCTGTCGTCACGCAGGTCGTAGTAGATGAGCTCGCGACCGTCGGCCAGCCGGGTCGAGGTCTTCTTCACGCCGGACTCCTCATCCTTCAAACATAACCGAACATATCAAAACACCAGTCTCCTCAATCGTCAACATCACAATCCAACAAAGAGCATCAACAGAAGTGTTCAGTCACTGAACGCAGAGGCGTAGATTCCGCGAGGTATCGGTTCACGCACCTAAGCGAGGGCTAGTGCATACCCCCACATATCTGGCAGCCGAGCTGCGACTCCCCACGAACTGGCTCGACTACACCATCCTCGGCATCTACTTCGTCGTCGTCCTCGGCATCGGCTTCGCCGCCAGACGCTCGGTGAAGACCAGCCTCGACTTCTTCCTCTCCGGCCGTTCCCTGCCCGCCTGGGTCACCGGTCTCGCGTTCATCGCCGCCAACCTCGGCGCCACCGAGATCCTGGGCATGGCCGCCAACAGCGCGCAGTACGGCGTCTACACCACCCACTGGTACTGGATCGGCGCCATCCCCGCCATGGTCTTCCTCGGCCTGGTGATGATGCCCTTCTACTACGGCTCCAAGGTGCGCTCGGTCCCCGAGTTCCTGCTGCTGCGCTTCGACAAGGCGGCGCACCTGCTCAGCTCCGTCCTCTTCGCCTTCGCCGCGATCCTCATCGCCGGCGTCAACCTCTACGCCCTCGCCATCGTCGTCGAGGCGCTGCTGGGGTGGCCGGAGTGGGTGGCGATCGTGGTCGCCGGCTTCTTCGTGCTGGCGTACATCACGCTCGGCGGTCTGTCCTCGGCGATCTACAACGAGGTCCTGCAGTTCTTCGTGATCCTCGCCGCGCTCATCCCCATCACCGTGCTCGGCCTGAAGTCGGTCGGCGGCTGGGACGGGCTCTCCGACAAGCTCACCGCGCAGCACGGCGGCGACTTCATGACCTCCTGGGGCGGCACCGGCATCGGCAGCGACAACCCACTGGGCGCGAACTGGCTGACGATCGTCCTGGGCCTCGGCTTCGTGCTCTCCTTCGGCTACTGGACGACGAACTTCGCCGAGGTGCAGCGCGCCCTGTCCGCGAAGAACCTGTCGGCGGCCCAGCGCACCCCGCTGATCGCCGCGTTCCCGAAGATCTTCATCGTGTTCCTGGTGATGATCCCGGGCCTGGTCGCCGCCGCTCTGGTGCCGAGGATCGGTACGGCCGGCTCCGACCTGCAGTACAACGACGCGATCCCCTACCTGATGGAGCAGCTCCTGCCCAACGGCGTGCTCGGCATCGCCGTGACGGGTCTCCTGGCGGCGTTCATGGCGGGCATGGCGGCCAACGTGTCGTCGTTCAACACCGTGTTCACGACGGACATCTGGGCGAAGTACGTCGTGAAGGACCGGGAGGACGAGTACTACGTGCGCTTCGGCCGCCTGATCACCGCGATCGGCGTGCTCGCGTCCATCGGCACGGCGTTCCTGGCGTCGTCCTTCTCCAACATCATGAGCTACCTCCAGACGCTGTTCTCCTTCTTCAACGTGCCGATGTTCGTGGTCTTCATCATCGGCATGTTCTGGAAGCGGGCGTCGATGAAGTCGGGCTTCTGGGGCCTGATCGCCGGCACGACCGCGGCCATGGTCAACTACTTCGTCATCTACAAGGAGGGCCTCATCGACATCCCCTCCGACCAGGGCGCCAACTTCGTCTCCGCGATCGCGGGATTCGTCGCGGGCGCGGTCGTCATGGTGGCCGTGTCGCTCTTCACCGCGCCGAAGCCGGTGGAGGAGTTGCAGGGGCTGGTCTACGGCACGACCTCGCCCGGCATGGCGGAACCGCCGGCGCCGGGGGACGAGGCCTGGTACCGCAAGCCGGCGCTGCTGGGCTGGGGTGCGGTCGTGCTGGCCGCGGCCTGCTACATCCCGTTCTCGTTCTGACGTGTGGAGGTTGACGGAACATGTCCGAGTTCTACTCCGAGAAGGACGTGCAGCGGGAAGTCACCGAGCTGCAGGGCAAGTCGGCGACCGCCGCGCGGCTGTTCGACATCCGGCGGATCATCGGCGGGCTGTTCGTGGTGTACGGCGTGATCGTCACGATCGCGGGCTTCACGGCGTCGGATGCCGACATCGACAAGGCGGAGGGCGTCAATATCAACCTGTGGACCGGGTTGGGGATGCTCGCGCTGGGGTTGTTCTTCCTGGTGTGGCTGAAGCTGCGGCCGGTGGCGCCGGCGCCGCCGGGGGTTGAGCCGGAGGGGGACGAGCGGGTGGAGTGACCCGGCGTTGTGGACCCCCAAGCCCACCCGTGCCGCCCCTAGCGGCACGCATGCCCGCAGCTAGGGCAGCCGGGCGAGCCACGACGCGCCCGCAGCCGCCGGACCGCGCAAGGGGACGTGTCGGGGGGTGTCCGCCCGCAGCGGTTGGCGCGTCAACGCCAGTCAGTCGGTAAAAGGTCGATCGCGCCGTTCCGAGGACGGACACCCCCCGCGGGGCCCCGACCCACCACCGGCGAGAAGGCGCTACGCGCACCCGGCGATCAAGCACCCGGCTCCCGCCGCACCGGCCCCGCCCGGTCCAGCAACCCCGTGCGGGCCGCCAGGGCCGCTGCCTCCAGGCGGGAGCCGACGCCGAGTTTCATCAGGACCCGTTGGACGTGCGTGCGGGCCGTGGAGGGTGCGATGCCCATGCCCGCCGCGATCAGGCGGGTGTCCTCGCCGTCCGCGACGCGGACCAGGACCTCGACCTCCCTCGGCGTGAGCATGGACAGCAACCGCTGCCCCTCGTCGTCCGGCTGCGCCGCCGGGTTGAGCAACTCGCTGAACGCGCCCTGCAGCAGTTGCGGCGCCACCGCCGCCTCCCCCGCCCGCGCCTTCATGATCGCCCGCTCGACACCCTCTATGCGTTCGTCATGCCGGACGTACCCGGACGCCCCCGCCGCGAACGCCGCCGCGATGCCCCGCGGGCTCGGTACCGGGCCCAGCACCAGCACCGCCACCTGCGGCCGCTCCCGCTTGATCTTCACCACCGGGTCGAAGATCCCCGGCTCCGCCGGCGCGGCCGTCCCCAGCAGGCACACCTCCGGCGCCCGCGTGATCACCAGCTCCGCCGCCCCCGCCGCCGGCGCCGCCGCGGCCAGCACCCGGTGCCCCCGCAGTTTCAGCGCCGAGGCCAGCGCCTCCGCCAGCAGTCGGTGGTCGTCGACCACCATGAGCCGCACTCCCATCGAGCAACCCCCCAGTCACCCCGGTCCCCCCAAATGGAAGCCCCCCGGCTCCCCCGCCTTCATGCCCCCGGAAGCTACACGCTTGTTCGACGTTGCGCTCCCCCTACCGGCGAGAATCGCCCCGGATCGCCGAAATTCCTCGCATTCGAGGTTGACTGAGCCAAACGCGAACGACCCCGCCCCTGAACAGGGACGGGGCCGCATCAGCCACCGGTCGATCAAGAACCGGTCACCGGATGATCAGCTCGTACCGAAGCCGACCGCGAGGTACTCCTTGTCACGGCCGGCGGACCGCTTGCTCGCGTACACCTTGGACATGTACAGCTGCCCGCCGCCGTACAGGAACTCGGAGTACTCGGGCGACATGCTGGTCTCCACGTCCCGCACCTGGTCCGACGCCGGGTTCTCCAGCAGCTTCGTCTCCTTGAAGCTGCCCCCGTCGATGCTCACGATCTGCCCGCCCTTGTCGTACGGCGGCCGCTTGTACGCGATCAGGTTGCCGCCGTCCATCCGCAGCGGCGAGATCGTGTAGCCGTCCCCGGCATCCGCGCGCTGCCCGGTCTGCTTGCCGGTGGCGAGGTCGAAGGCGACGATCTCGTTGGTCTGGCTGTACTCGCCGGTGCCGTCGTGCTCCTCGGTCGGCAGGTACAGCCGGTCGTTGCCGACGGCCAGCAGGTTGCAGTACTCGATGCGGGTGATGCCCTCGCAGCGCGCCGCGAACTGCTCGCCCGGCGCGGAGATGCGCGTGCGCAGCTTGCCGGTCTTGTTGTCGATGGAGAAGAAGTCGGAGATGCCGCTGCCGTCGCCCGCGGAGTCGCCGACGTCGGCGGCCACGACCAGCGGGTTGGTCGACACGATGCTCGCGTACTCGATGCCCTCGGCCATCTTGTACTCCGAGATCACCTTCCCGGACTTCGGGTCGATGGTCTGGATGTGCAGCTGCCGCTGGCCGTACGTGCCGCACTTGCGCACCGCGACGAGCTTCTCGCCGCCGCCGTACCCGGCGTCGTAGCAGGTGTCGGTCGGCTTCGGGCTCCACAGGAGCTTGCCGGAGACGTCGAAGGCGGCGCCGCCGCTGGTGCTGCCGACGGCGACCGTCTTTCCGCTGATCGTGACGTTGTCGAAGTTGATCAGATCGTCACCGGTCTTGACGGTCTTGGTCCACAGCTTCTTGCCCGCGTCGAGGTCGATCACCGCGAGCTGGCTGCACCCGTGCGACGGGTCCGCCTTGGTCGGCATGGCGGGCTGGTAGAGGATCGCCGTCTTGTTGTCGTCGGTGACGTGGCGGCTGGCCTGGCAGACCGGGCCGGCCAGCGGGATCTTCCACAGCTCGCCGCCCTTGTCGCGGTCGTAGCCGACGATCTGGGCGATGCCGCTCTTGACGTACGCCTTGTCGGTGAGCCAGGAGCCGGAGACGACGACCGTGCTGTCGTTCTTCACCTCGGGCGCCGGGACCTGGAAGAGGACGCGGGCGCTGGGGTCGGCCGGGGCCTTCTCCTCACCGGAGGTGGTGCCGCCCTTGTTGTCGCCCGAGCCGCCGGTACCCCCGCTCGAGCCGGCCGTGTCGTCCTTCTTGCCGTCGTCCTTGCCGGAGTTGGCGTACCAGACACCGCCGCCGATGATCAGGGCGATCGCCACGACCGCGGCGACGATGATGGCCAGTTGCGCGTTGAACTTGCCCCCGCCGCCGGGCTGTCCGGCCTGCGGCTGGAGCGGCATGGTCTGCTGCGGATAGCCGTAGCCGGGCTGCTGCCCGTACCCGGGCTGCCCGTGTCCCGGCTGGCCGTAGGGCGCCTGCGGCGGCTGGCCGTACGACCCCGGCTGCTGACCGGGGTAGCCGTAACCGGGCGGTGCCTGCGGCGGCTGGGGTGCCTGCGGCGGCTGGGGTGCCTGCGGCGCGCCGTGCGGGTAGCCGTACCCCGGCTGGGGCTGCGCCGGCGGAGGCGTCTGCGGGGGCTGGCCCGGGGGCGGCCCGAAGCCGCCCGACTGCGGGGGCTGCTGGGGTGGCGGAGGGGGCGGCTGGGTCATGACGTGAGCACCTCGGGGAGGGGGACGGGCGGCGAGTACGAACGACAAAGGGAAGGGGAAGGGGAAGGGAGAGGAGTCACTTGCCGTAGGCGAGCATCAACTTCTCCTTGGTGTCGTCGTTTCCGCTCAGCCGGGTGGTCGAGATGTAGAAGCGCCCGTCGACCCAGTCGATGTCCTTGGAGAAGAAGCTGTCCTCGATGTCCGCCGCGCCCTGCGGGTTCTGCAGCAGCCTGACCGGCTTGTGGCTGCCGCCGCCGGTCGGGATGGACACGATCTGGCCGCCCGCGTCGTACGAGGGCTGCACGTAGGCGATGAGCTTTCCGCCCTCGGTCTTCATGGGCAGCATCGACTCGTCGGCCGGGGACTTCACGCGCCACTTCTCCTTGCCGTCCGCGAGGTTGACCGCGACGATCTCGTTGGCGCCGGTGGTCGCCTCGGTCGGCAGGTAGAGCGTGGTGTCGTCGACGGCGACGCCCTGGCAGCCCGTGAGGTCGCGCTCCAGGATGGCCCAGCCGCACTCGGGGGCGAAGTCCTCGTCGAAGGCGACCTGCGAGCGGAACTTGCCGCCGGAGGTGAAGGTGGAGATGTTCCAGGCCTTCTTGTCCTCGTTGGTGCTGTAGACGACCAGCGGGCTGACCGAGTAGGTGCGCGCGACCCGCCAGCCCTTGTCGAACGGCTGGGTCCACTTCGCCTTGCCGGTGCGCGGGTCCAGCTCCTGCACCTCGTCGTGTGCCTTGTCGGTGCCCGCACCGCAGGAGGAGACGGCGATCAGCTTCTCGCCGCCGGCGAACGCGGCGGGGAAGCAGGCGTTGCCGTAGCGCTTCTTGTCGAAGAGCTTGTCGCCGTTGGTCACGTCGTACGCCGTGCCGGACTGGGAGCGGCCGACCATCAGGGTCTTGCCGGTGATGGACAGTTCGACGGAGAGCGTGGAGTCGAACAGGGCGCCGTCGGCGACCTTCTGGTTCCAGCCCTTGTCGCCCGTGTCGAGGTCGACCTCCTGCAGCTGGTTGCACTTGGCGCGGTCGCTGCTGCCGCTCATGTACGCGACGACGATCTTGCCGTCGGAGGTCTGCTGCGGGGTGGTCGCGCAGATCTTGTGGGGGAAGGTGATGGCGTCCCAGGCCGGCTTGCCGTCACCGACGTTGTAGGCGACGAGCTGCTTGTACGCCGCCTTCACCGCCGTCCTGCCGGTGATCCACATGCCGGGGGCCTCGGCGCCGGAGCCGGGCGCGTCGGGCGCCTCCTTGTACCAGAGGACCCTGGCCTCGCCGGCCTGGCGGCCCTCGTTGAGGTTCTCCGGGTCCTCGCCGCCGTCGCCGCTGCCGTCACCGGGGTTGACCGGTCCGGTGGCGTCCGGCTTGGCGTCGTCGCTCGCCTGGGCGACCGGCTTCTTCTGCCCCTCGCCGGAGTCGCCGCCGGTGACCGCCCACACCGTGCCGCCGACCACGAGCAGCGCGGCGACGGCCGCGCCGATGACGAGGGCCGGCTTGCCCTTGAAGGGGTTGCGGGAGCCGCCCGGGGGCGGGGTGCCGGGCGCGCCCGGGTACTGCGGCTGCTGCGGGTAGCCGTAGCCGGGCTGGCCGTAGGGGCCCGGCTGCTGGGGCTGGCCGTACGGGCCTGACTGCTGCGGCGGGCCGTACGGACCCGGCTGCTGCGGCTGGCCGTAGGGGCCGGAGTTGTACGGTCCGGGCCGGCCGTACGGCCCGGGCTGCTGCGGGGGCTGCTGCGGGTAGCCGTACCCCGGCTGCGGCG
This genomic stretch from Streptomyces sp. Go-475 harbors:
- the galE gene encoding UDP-glucose 4-epimerase GalE codes for the protein MSGKYLVTGGAGYVGSVVAQHLLEAGHEVVVLDNLSTGFREGVPAGAAFIEGDIRDAAKWLDPSFDGVLHFAAFSQVGESVVKPEKYWDNNVGGTMALLSAMREAGVRKLVFSSTAATYGEPEQVPIVESAPTSPTNPYGASKLAVDHMITGEAAAHGLGAVSLRYFNVAGAYGEYGERHDPESHLIPLVLQVAQGRRDAISVFGDDYPTPDGTCVRDYIHVADLAEAHLLALKAAAPGEHLICNLGNGNGFSVREVIETVRRVTGHPIPEVVAPRRGGDPAVLVASAATAREKLGWNPSRANLAGIVADAWDFAQRRGN
- a CDS encoding response regulator transcription factor; protein product: MGVRLMVVDDHRLLAEALASALKLRGHRVLAAAAPAAGAAELVITRAPEVCLLGTAAPAEPGIFDPVVKIKRERPQVAVLVLGPVPSPRGIAAAFAAGASGYVRHDERIEGVERAIMKARAGEAAVAPQLLQGAFSELLNPAAQPDDEGQRLLSMLTPREVEVLVRVADGEDTRLIAAGMGIAPSTARTHVQRVLMKLGVGSRLEAAALAARTGLLDRAGPVRREPGA
- a CDS encoding sodium:solute symporter family protein, encoding MHTPTYLAAELRLPTNWLDYTILGIYFVVVLGIGFAARRSVKTSLDFFLSGRSLPAWVTGLAFIAANLGATEILGMAANSAQYGVYTTHWYWIGAIPAMVFLGLVMMPFYYGSKVRSVPEFLLLRFDKAAHLLSSVLFAFAAILIAGVNLYALAIVVEALLGWPEWVAIVVAGFFVLAYITLGGLSSAIYNEVLQFFVILAALIPITVLGLKSVGGWDGLSDKLTAQHGGDFMTSWGGTGIGSDNPLGANWLTIVLGLGFVLSFGYWTTNFAEVQRALSAKNLSAAQRTPLIAAFPKIFIVFLVMIPGLVAAALVPRIGTAGSDLQYNDAIPYLMEQLLPNGVLGIAVTGLLAAFMAGMAANVSSFNTVFTTDIWAKYVVKDREDEYYVRFGRLITAIGVLASIGTAFLASSFSNIMSYLQTLFSFFNVPMFVVFIIGMFWKRASMKSGFWGLIAGTTAAMVNYFVIYKEGLIDIPSDQGANFVSAIAGFVAGAVVMVAVSLFTAPKPVEELQGLVYGTTSPGMAEPPAPGDEAWYRKPALLGWGAVVLAAACYIPFSF
- the galT gene encoding galactose-1-phosphate uridylyltransferase; the encoded protein is MKKTSTRLADGRELIYYDLRDDSVRGAADRRPLDRTVTTSEIRRDPLLGDSVAIASHRQGRTYHPPADECPLCPSEGDRLSEIPDSSYDVVVFENRFPSLAGDSGRCEVVCFTSDHNASFAGLTEEQAGLVLEAWTDRTSELSHLPSVEQVFCFENRGAEIGVTLQHPHGQIYAYPFTTPRTALMLRSVAAHKEMTGGENLFDAVLERELADERVVLEGEHWVAFVPYAAHWPYEVHLYPKRRVPDLLGLDEEARTEFPKIYLELLRRFDRIFGENEPPTPYIAAWHQAPFGALEEFDGVVREDFALHLELFTIRRTSGKLKYLAGSESGMNVFINDVPPERAAERLREVASS
- a CDS encoding GNAT family N-acetyltransferase gives rise to the protein MVCRMFRLETEVDKARRDLLRTRLRDANTAASPILRALRGTPDERDVPLHVWAVNDTDDDLAGGLVGYTWATWLHVTYLWVDERHRGRGLGARLLAEAEHLATTRRACRAARLETWDFQAPRFYEKQGYEVVCAVPDYPPGITEYLLVKKLSPS
- a CDS encoding PQQ-binding-like beta-propeller repeat protein; the encoded protein is MTQPPPPPPQQPPQSGGFGPPPGQPPQTPPPAQPQPGYGYPHGAPQAPQPPQAPQPPQAPPGYGYPGQQPGSYGQPPQAPYGQPGHGQPGYGQQPGYGYPQQTMPLQPQAGQPGGGGKFNAQLAIIVAAVVAIALIIGGGVWYANSGKDDGKKDDTAGSSGGTGGSGDNKGGTTSGEEKAPADPSARVLFQVPAPEVKNDSTVVVSGSWLTDKAYVKSGIAQIVGYDRDKGGELWKIPLAGPVCQASRHVTDDNKTAILYQPAMPTKADPSHGCSQLAVIDLDAGKKLWTKTVKTGDDLINFDNVTISGKTVAVGSTSGGAAFDVSGKLLWSPKPTDTCYDAGYGGGEKLVAVRKCGTYGQRQLHIQTIDPKSGKVISEYKMAEGIEYASIVSTNPLVVAADVGDSAGDGSGISDFFSIDNKTGKLRTRISAPGEQFAARCEGITRIEYCNLLAVGNDRLYLPTEEHDGTGEYSQTNEIVAFDLATGKQTGQRADAGDGYTISPLRMDGGNLIAYKRPPYDKGGQIVSIDGGSFKETKLLENPASDQVRDVETSMSPEYSEFLYGGGQLYMSKVYASKRSAGRDKEYLAVGFGTS
- a CDS encoding PQQ-binding-like beta-propeller repeat protein; the encoded protein is MTQPPSQPPHGGFGAPQDQPPQGGGHGAPQTPPPPQGPPQPGYGYPQQPPQQPGPYGRPGPYNSGPYGQPQQPGPYGPPQQSGPYGQPQQPGPYGQPGYGYPQQPQYPGAPGTPPPGGSRNPFKGKPALVIGAAVAALLVVGGTVWAVTGGDSGEGQKKPVAQASDDAKPDATGPVNPGDGSGDGGEDPENLNEGRQAGEARVLWYKEAPDAPGSGAEAPGMWITGRTAVKAAYKQLVAYNVGDGKPAWDAITFPHKICATTPQQTSDGKIVVAYMSGSSDRAKCNQLQEVDLDTGDKGWNQKVADGALFDSTLSVELSITGKTLMVGRSQSGTAYDVTNGDKLFDKKRYGNACFPAAFAGGEKLIAVSSCGAGTDKAHDEVQELDPRTGKAKWTQPFDKGWRVARTYSVSPLVVYSTNEDKKAWNISTFTSGGKFRSQVAFDEDFAPECGWAILERDLTGCQGVAVDDTTLYLPTEATTGANEIVAVNLADGKEKWRVKSPADESMLPMKTEGGKLIAYVQPSYDAGGQIVSIPTGGGSHKPVRLLQNPQGAADIEDSFFSKDIDWVDGRFYISTTRLSGNDDTKEKLMLAYGK
- the galK gene encoding galactokinase encodes the protein MSEAVAEKVAERFAELYGTAPQGVWAAPGRVNLIGEHTDYNDGFVMPFALPHTAVAAVSRREDGVLRLHSADVEGGVTELRLDDLAPESDKNWTAYPAGVVWALREAGHAVTGADVHLASTVPSGAGLSSSAALEVVVALALNDLFSLGLRGWQLARLCQRAENVYVGAPVGIMDQTASACCESGHALFLDTRDLSQKQIPFDLAAEGMRLLVVDTQVKHSHSEGEYGKRRAGCEKGAALLGVDALRDVPYADLDAALARLGDEEEVRRLVRHIVTENERVERVVALLESGKTRAIGPVLVEGHASLRDDFRISCPELDLTVDTALAAGALGARMTGGGFGGSAIVLAEEADVDAITKAVTEAFAAANFTTPRVFEAVPSPGAHRLH